The proteins below come from a single Acaryochloris sp. CCMEE 5410 genomic window:
- the leuB gene encoding 3-isopropylmalate dehydrogenase — protein MTQSYRITLLPGDGIGPEIMAVAVDVLKVVGQQQNLTFEFNEALIGGAAIDAVENPLPKQTLDACKQSDAVLLAAIGGYKWDTMPRHLRPETGLLGLRAGLELFANLRPAQILPQLIDASSLKPEVVEGVDIMVVRELTGGVYFGSPKGVFSTETGEQRGVNTMAYTVAEIDRIGRVAFETAQKRGGKLCSVDKANVLEVSQLWRDRITDLSSEYPDVELSHLYVDNAAMQLVRWPKQFDTIVTSNLFGDILSDIAAMLTGSIGMLPSASLGADGPGVFEPVHGSAPDIAGQDKANPLAQVLSVAMMLRYGLDQPSAADKVESAVLTLLAQGYRTGDIQSPGTTVLGCKAIGETLIQILNQS, from the coding sequence ATGACTCAGTCCTATCGAATTACGCTGTTGCCAGGAGACGGTATTGGCCCGGAAATTATGGCCGTAGCCGTCGATGTGCTCAAGGTTGTGGGGCAGCAGCAAAATTTGACTTTTGAATTTAATGAGGCATTGATTGGAGGGGCAGCGATTGATGCGGTAGAGAACCCGCTACCCAAACAAACTTTAGATGCCTGCAAGCAGAGTGATGCCGTGCTTTTGGCTGCGATTGGGGGCTATAAATGGGATACGATGCCCCGTCACCTCCGACCTGAAACTGGACTTTTGGGATTACGGGCAGGACTGGAACTGTTTGCTAACCTTAGGCCTGCTCAAATTTTGCCCCAGCTGATTGATGCATCCAGTCTCAAACCAGAGGTGGTTGAAGGCGTTGACATTATGGTGGTGCGGGAGCTGACAGGCGGCGTCTATTTCGGCTCACCCAAAGGGGTATTTAGCACCGAAACAGGTGAGCAACGCGGCGTCAATACAATGGCCTACACGGTGGCTGAGATTGATAGGATTGGTCGAGTCGCTTTTGAAACCGCCCAAAAACGGGGTGGCAAGCTCTGTTCAGTGGATAAAGCCAATGTATTAGAAGTGTCGCAACTGTGGCGCGATCGCATCACTGATCTCTCCTCTGAATATCCTGATGTAGAACTCTCTCATCTGTATGTAGATAACGCCGCCATGCAGCTGGTCCGCTGGCCCAAACAGTTTGACACTATCGTTACCAGTAATCTCTTTGGCGATATTCTCTCGGATATTGCCGCAATGCTTACCGGCAGTATTGGCATGTTGCCCTCGGCCAGTTTAGGTGCAGATGGCCCAGGAGTGTTTGAACCCGTCCATGGGTCTGCCCCAGATATTGCGGGTCAGGATAAGGCAAATCCTTTGGCTCAAGTGCTGAGTGTGGCGATGATGTTGCGCTACGGATTAGATCAGCCTTCAGCGGCGGATAAAGTTGAGTCTGCGGTGCTGACTTTGTTGGCTCAAGGCTATCGGACGGGGGATATTCAATCGCCAGGTACAACGGTCTTAGGTTGTAAGGCTATTGGAGAAACTCTGATCCAGATTTTGAATCAGAGTTAA